From one Eucalyptus grandis isolate ANBG69807.140 chromosome 9, ASM1654582v1, whole genome shotgun sequence genomic stretch:
- the LOC104419222 gene encoding ABC transporter B family member 26, chloroplastic isoform X3, which yields MSSASRSSSLSLHDDRRFPHRHRSASGARPHRLSFPAKRQKFVVLRHLGSVGASFSVHFSLRSQGSGAERGVGFGSARSRWRSVASFLPGGGWWTLRGDSEDAGAADAKSVSVVTALRWIWGLIAEDRLVIYVAFGSLAVAALSEITMPSLLAASIFTAQSGCRDLFYRQVQLLGILCCTSGICSGLRSGCFAVANTILVKRLRETIFSTLVFQHIGFFDTKSVGDLMSRLGSDCQRLSHVIGNDMNLIIRNVLQGTGALVNLLSLSWPLTMSTLVICSVLSAVFLVYGRYQKNAAKLSQEFTAKANEVAEDTLTLMKTVRVYGTEGMEIGRYKLLLERLGSVSIREAAAYGLWNLSFHTLYRLTQVLALLLGGLSILTGYVSPEQLTKYILYCEWMIYATWRLADSLTLLLQSIGSSEEVFHLMSLSPSHQYLSKGKHTEENATVHEKAEEGLKIQKLRGHVQFVDVSFQYPSRITVPALANVNFSIQPNEVVAIVGASGCGKSSLVSLLLRLYDPVDGQIYIDGFPIKELDIRCLREKIGFVGQEPHLFHMDISSNISYGCSGKVNQEDVELAASQAGAHDFISTLPDGYQTVVHDGLLSGGQKQRIAIARAILRDPAILILDEATSALDAESERRIKGLIFNQTARTVIVIAHRLGTVENADRIIVMHGGRVVEVGTHKELLLRDGFYARLIRNREDSIGF from the exons ATGTCCTCCGCCTCTCGCTCCAGCAGCCTCTCTCTCCACGACGACCGTCGGTTCCCGCATCGCCATCGCTCCGCCTCCGGGGCCAGGCCGCACCGCCTCTCGTTCCCGGCCAAGCGCCAGAAGTTCGTCGTACTCCGCCACCTCGGGAGCGTCGGCGCCTCGTTCTCGGTGCATTTCTCGCTGCGTAGCCAGGGAAGCGGAGCTGAACGCGGCGTCGGCTTCGGGAGCGCTCGGAGTCGGTGGCGGTCGGTCGCTTCGTTTCTGCCCGGAGGCGGTTGGTGGACCTTGCGTGGTGACTCGGAGGACGCGGGAGCTGCAGATGCGAAGTCGGTCTCGGTGGTGACCGCTCTGCGCTGGATTTGGGGCTTGATTGCTGAAGATAGATTGGTGATTTATGTTGCATTTGGCTCTCTCGCAGTCGCTGCG CTTTCAGAAATCACAATGCCAAGCCTACTGGCAGCTTCCATATTCACTGCACAGAGTGGTTGCAGAGACCTGTTTTATAGACAGGTTCAGCTTTTGGGTATATTGTGTTGCACTTCAGGAATATGCAG TGGCTTGCGCAGTGGATGCTTTGCTGTTGCAAATACAATCTTG GTCAAGCGTCTCCGGGAAACTATATTTTCAACACTTGTTTTTCAG CATATAGGTTTTTTTGACACAAAATCAGTTGGTGATCTAATGAGTAGGCTTGGATCAGATTGTCAGAGACTCTCTCATGTTATTGGAAACGATATGAACCTAATAATACGCAATGTTCTTCAG GGGACAGGAGCTTTGGTTAATTTACTGAGCTTGTCATGGCCCCTTACAATGTCAACGTTGGTTATATGCTCAGTCCTATCTGCAGTTTTTTTGGTTTATGGCCG GTACCAGAAGAATGCTGCGAAGTTAAGCCAAGAATTTACTGCTAAAGCCAACGAA GTTGCTGAAGACACTCTTACCCTGATGAAGACCGTTCGAGTTTATGGAACAGAAGGAATGGAAATTGGAAG GTATAAGCTATTGCTTGAGAGGTTAGGTTCTGTAAGCATTCGTGAAGCTGCGGCTTATGGATTATGGAATCTGAGTTTCCACACCCTTTATCGTTTGACACAg GTTTTGGCACTGCTGTTAGGAGGATTGTCCATTCTGACAGGTTACGTGTCCCCTGAGCAACTTACTAAGTATATCTTGTACTGTGAGTGGATGATTTATGCAACTTGGAGGTTGGCAGATAGCTTAACGTTGTTGTTGCAGTCCATTGGATCTAGTGAAGAGGTTTTTCATCTAATGAGTCTGTCACCAAGTCATCAGTACCTGTCAAAAGGCAAGCACACTGAAGAGAATGCAACCGTTCATGAAAAAGCTGAAGAAG GGTTGAAAATACAGAAGCTAAGGGGACACGTTCAGTTCGTTGATGTATCTTTCCAGTATCCTTCAAGGATTACG GTACCAGCTCTAGCAAACGTTAACTTCTCTATACAACCAAATGAAGTGGTTGCAATC GTTGGCgcaagtggttgtgggaaaaGCTCGTTAGTTAGTCTCTTGCTTCGTTTATATGATCCAGTTGATGGTCAG ATTTATATTGACGGTTTCCCCATAAAGGAGTTGGATATAAGGTGTCTCAGAGAAAAAATTGGATTCGTGGGACAG GAACCGCATCTCTTTCACATGGATATCTCATCAAACATTAGCTATGGATGCTCTGGAAAGGTGAATCAGGAAGATGTAGAGTTGGCTGCAAGCCAAGCTGGTGCCCACGATTTTATTTCAACTCTTCCCGATGGATACCAGACTGTCGTTCATGATGGGTTGCTCAGCGGCGGACAGAAGCAGAGAATCGCTATTGCTAGAGCCATCCTGAGAGATCCTGCTATTCTGATCCTGGATGAAGCGACCAGTGCCCTGGATGCGGAAAGCGAACGGCGAATCAAG GGCCTAATCTTCAATCAAACAGCAAGAACCGTCATCGTCATAGCACACAG GCTCGGTACTGTTGAAAATGCCGATAGAATCATCGTAATGCATGGCGGTCGAGTTGTGGAG GTGGGAACGCACAAGGAACTCCTCCTCAGGGACGGCTTCTACGCTCGTCTGATCAGAAATCGGGAAGATTCAATTGGGTTCTGA
- the LOC104419222 gene encoding ABC transporter B family member 26, chloroplastic isoform X5: MSSASRSSSLSLHDDRRFPHRHRSASGARPHRLSFPAKRQKFVVLRHLGSVGASFSVHFSLRSQGSGAERGVGFGSARSRWRSVASFLPGGGWWTLRGDSEDAGAADAKSVSVVTALRWIWGLIAEDRLVIYVAFGSLAVAALSEITMPSLLAASIFTAQSGCRDLFYRQVQLLGILCCTSGICSGLRSGCFAVANTILVKRLRETIFSTLVFQHIGFFDTKSVGDLMSRLGSDCQRLSHVIGNDMNLIIRNVLQGTGALVNLLSLSWPLTMSTLVICSVLSAVFLVYGRYQKNAAKLSQEFTAKANEVAEDTLTLMKTVRVYGTEGMEIGRYKLLLERLGSVSIREAAAYGLWNLSFHTLYRLTQVLALLLGGLSILTGLKIQKLRGHVQFVDVSFQYPSRITVPALANVNFSIQPNEVVAIVGASGCGKSSLVSLLLRLYDPVDGQVCCTNIGRMLNQEISMNLAVTTFSLHRRFILAPWLLKFPNLQIYIDGFPIKELDIRCLREKIGFVGQEPHLFHMDISSNISYGCSGKVNQEDVELAASQAGAHDFISTLPDGYQTVVHDGLLSGGQKQRIAIARAILRDPAILILDEATSALDAESERRIKGLIFNQTARTVIVIAHRLGTVENADRIIVMHGGRVVEVGTHKELLLRDGFYARLIRNREDSIGF; this comes from the exons ATGTCCTCCGCCTCTCGCTCCAGCAGCCTCTCTCTCCACGACGACCGTCGGTTCCCGCATCGCCATCGCTCCGCCTCCGGGGCCAGGCCGCACCGCCTCTCGTTCCCGGCCAAGCGCCAGAAGTTCGTCGTACTCCGCCACCTCGGGAGCGTCGGCGCCTCGTTCTCGGTGCATTTCTCGCTGCGTAGCCAGGGAAGCGGAGCTGAACGCGGCGTCGGCTTCGGGAGCGCTCGGAGTCGGTGGCGGTCGGTCGCTTCGTTTCTGCCCGGAGGCGGTTGGTGGACCTTGCGTGGTGACTCGGAGGACGCGGGAGCTGCAGATGCGAAGTCGGTCTCGGTGGTGACCGCTCTGCGCTGGATTTGGGGCTTGATTGCTGAAGATAGATTGGTGATTTATGTTGCATTTGGCTCTCTCGCAGTCGCTGCG CTTTCAGAAATCACAATGCCAAGCCTACTGGCAGCTTCCATATTCACTGCACAGAGTGGTTGCAGAGACCTGTTTTATAGACAGGTTCAGCTTTTGGGTATATTGTGTTGCACTTCAGGAATATGCAG TGGCTTGCGCAGTGGATGCTTTGCTGTTGCAAATACAATCTTG GTCAAGCGTCTCCGGGAAACTATATTTTCAACACTTGTTTTTCAG CATATAGGTTTTTTTGACACAAAATCAGTTGGTGATCTAATGAGTAGGCTTGGATCAGATTGTCAGAGACTCTCTCATGTTATTGGAAACGATATGAACCTAATAATACGCAATGTTCTTCAG GGGACAGGAGCTTTGGTTAATTTACTGAGCTTGTCATGGCCCCTTACAATGTCAACGTTGGTTATATGCTCAGTCCTATCTGCAGTTTTTTTGGTTTATGGCCG GTACCAGAAGAATGCTGCGAAGTTAAGCCAAGAATTTACTGCTAAAGCCAACGAA GTTGCTGAAGACACTCTTACCCTGATGAAGACCGTTCGAGTTTATGGAACAGAAGGAATGGAAATTGGAAG GTATAAGCTATTGCTTGAGAGGTTAGGTTCTGTAAGCATTCGTGAAGCTGCGGCTTATGGATTATGGAATCTGAGTTTCCACACCCTTTATCGTTTGACACAg GTTTTGGCACTGCTGTTAGGAGGATTGTCCATTCTGACAG GGTTGAAAATACAGAAGCTAAGGGGACACGTTCAGTTCGTTGATGTATCTTTCCAGTATCCTTCAAGGATTACG GTACCAGCTCTAGCAAACGTTAACTTCTCTATACAACCAAATGAAGTGGTTGCAATC GTTGGCgcaagtggttgtgggaaaaGCTCGTTAGTTAGTCTCTTGCTTCGTTTATATGATCCAGTTGATGGTCAGGTATGCTGCACTAATATTGGGCGTATGTTGAATCAGGAAATCTCAATGAACTTGGCAGTAACAACTTTTTCTCTGCATCGTAGATTTATATTAGCTCCATGGTTattaaaattcccaaatttgcaGATTTATATTGACGGTTTCCCCATAAAGGAGTTGGATATAAGGTGTCTCAGAGAAAAAATTGGATTCGTGGGACAG GAACCGCATCTCTTTCACATGGATATCTCATCAAACATTAGCTATGGATGCTCTGGAAAGGTGAATCAGGAAGATGTAGAGTTGGCTGCAAGCCAAGCTGGTGCCCACGATTTTATTTCAACTCTTCCCGATGGATACCAGACTGTCGTTCATGATGGGTTGCTCAGCGGCGGACAGAAGCAGAGAATCGCTATTGCTAGAGCCATCCTGAGAGATCCTGCTATTCTGATCCTGGATGAAGCGACCAGTGCCCTGGATGCGGAAAGCGAACGGCGAATCAAG GGCCTAATCTTCAATCAAACAGCAAGAACCGTCATCGTCATAGCACACAG GCTCGGTACTGTTGAAAATGCCGATAGAATCATCGTAATGCATGGCGGTCGAGTTGTGGAG GTGGGAACGCACAAGGAACTCCTCCTCAGGGACGGCTTCTACGCTCGTCTGATCAGAAATCGGGAAGATTCAATTGGGTTCTGA
- the LOC104419222 gene encoding ABC transporter B family member 26, chloroplastic isoform X1, with the protein MSSASRSSSLSLHDDRRFPHRHRSASGARPHRLSFPAKRQKFVVLRHLGSVGASFSVHFSLRSQGSGAERGVGFGSARSRWRSVASFLPGGGWWTLRGDSEDAGAADAKSVSVVTALRWIWGLIAEDRLVIYVAFGSLAVAALSEITMPSLLAASIFTAQSGCRDLFYRQVQLLGILCCTSGICSGLRSGCFAVANTILVKRLRETIFSTLVFQHIGFFDTKSVGDLMSRLGSDCQRLSHVIGNDMNLIIRNVLQGTGALVNLLSLSWPLTMSTLVICSVLSAVFLVYGRYQKNAAKLSQEFTAKANEVAEDTLTLMKTVRVYGTEGMEIGRYKLLLERLGSVSIREAAAYGLWNLSFHTLYRLTQVLALLLGGLSILTGYVSPEQLTKYILYCEWMIYATWRLADSLTLLLQSIGSSEEVFHLMSLSPSHQYLSKGKHTEENATVHEKAEEGLKIQKLRGHVQFVDVSFQYPSRITVPALANVNFSIQPNEVVAIVGASGCGKSSLVSLLLRLYDPVDGQVCCTNIGRMLNQEISMNLAVTTFSLHRRFILAPWLLKFPNLQIYIDGFPIKELDIRCLREKIGFVGQEPHLFHMDISSNISYGCSGKVNQEDVELAASQAGAHDFISTLPDGYQTVVHDGLLSGGQKQRIAIARAILRDPAILILDEATSALDAESERRIKGLIFNQTARTVIVIAHRLGTVENADRIIVMHGGRVVEVGTHKELLLRDGFYARLIRNREDSIGF; encoded by the exons ATGTCCTCCGCCTCTCGCTCCAGCAGCCTCTCTCTCCACGACGACCGTCGGTTCCCGCATCGCCATCGCTCCGCCTCCGGGGCCAGGCCGCACCGCCTCTCGTTCCCGGCCAAGCGCCAGAAGTTCGTCGTACTCCGCCACCTCGGGAGCGTCGGCGCCTCGTTCTCGGTGCATTTCTCGCTGCGTAGCCAGGGAAGCGGAGCTGAACGCGGCGTCGGCTTCGGGAGCGCTCGGAGTCGGTGGCGGTCGGTCGCTTCGTTTCTGCCCGGAGGCGGTTGGTGGACCTTGCGTGGTGACTCGGAGGACGCGGGAGCTGCAGATGCGAAGTCGGTCTCGGTGGTGACCGCTCTGCGCTGGATTTGGGGCTTGATTGCTGAAGATAGATTGGTGATTTATGTTGCATTTGGCTCTCTCGCAGTCGCTGCG CTTTCAGAAATCACAATGCCAAGCCTACTGGCAGCTTCCATATTCACTGCACAGAGTGGTTGCAGAGACCTGTTTTATAGACAGGTTCAGCTTTTGGGTATATTGTGTTGCACTTCAGGAATATGCAG TGGCTTGCGCAGTGGATGCTTTGCTGTTGCAAATACAATCTTG GTCAAGCGTCTCCGGGAAACTATATTTTCAACACTTGTTTTTCAG CATATAGGTTTTTTTGACACAAAATCAGTTGGTGATCTAATGAGTAGGCTTGGATCAGATTGTCAGAGACTCTCTCATGTTATTGGAAACGATATGAACCTAATAATACGCAATGTTCTTCAG GGGACAGGAGCTTTGGTTAATTTACTGAGCTTGTCATGGCCCCTTACAATGTCAACGTTGGTTATATGCTCAGTCCTATCTGCAGTTTTTTTGGTTTATGGCCG GTACCAGAAGAATGCTGCGAAGTTAAGCCAAGAATTTACTGCTAAAGCCAACGAA GTTGCTGAAGACACTCTTACCCTGATGAAGACCGTTCGAGTTTATGGAACAGAAGGAATGGAAATTGGAAG GTATAAGCTATTGCTTGAGAGGTTAGGTTCTGTAAGCATTCGTGAAGCTGCGGCTTATGGATTATGGAATCTGAGTTTCCACACCCTTTATCGTTTGACACAg GTTTTGGCACTGCTGTTAGGAGGATTGTCCATTCTGACAGGTTACGTGTCCCCTGAGCAACTTACTAAGTATATCTTGTACTGTGAGTGGATGATTTATGCAACTTGGAGGTTGGCAGATAGCTTAACGTTGTTGTTGCAGTCCATTGGATCTAGTGAAGAGGTTTTTCATCTAATGAGTCTGTCACCAAGTCATCAGTACCTGTCAAAAGGCAAGCACACTGAAGAGAATGCAACCGTTCATGAAAAAGCTGAAGAAG GGTTGAAAATACAGAAGCTAAGGGGACACGTTCAGTTCGTTGATGTATCTTTCCAGTATCCTTCAAGGATTACG GTACCAGCTCTAGCAAACGTTAACTTCTCTATACAACCAAATGAAGTGGTTGCAATC GTTGGCgcaagtggttgtgggaaaaGCTCGTTAGTTAGTCTCTTGCTTCGTTTATATGATCCAGTTGATGGTCAGGTATGCTGCACTAATATTGGGCGTATGTTGAATCAGGAAATCTCAATGAACTTGGCAGTAACAACTTTTTCTCTGCATCGTAGATTTATATTAGCTCCATGGTTattaaaattcccaaatttgcaGATTTATATTGACGGTTTCCCCATAAAGGAGTTGGATATAAGGTGTCTCAGAGAAAAAATTGGATTCGTGGGACAG GAACCGCATCTCTTTCACATGGATATCTCATCAAACATTAGCTATGGATGCTCTGGAAAGGTGAATCAGGAAGATGTAGAGTTGGCTGCAAGCCAAGCTGGTGCCCACGATTTTATTTCAACTCTTCCCGATGGATACCAGACTGTCGTTCATGATGGGTTGCTCAGCGGCGGACAGAAGCAGAGAATCGCTATTGCTAGAGCCATCCTGAGAGATCCTGCTATTCTGATCCTGGATGAAGCGACCAGTGCCCTGGATGCGGAAAGCGAACGGCGAATCAAG GGCCTAATCTTCAATCAAACAGCAAGAACCGTCATCGTCATAGCACACAG GCTCGGTACTGTTGAAAATGCCGATAGAATCATCGTAATGCATGGCGGTCGAGTTGTGGAG GTGGGAACGCACAAGGAACTCCTCCTCAGGGACGGCTTCTACGCTCGTCTGATCAGAAATCGGGAAGATTCAATTGGGTTCTGA
- the LOC104419222 gene encoding ABC transporter B family member 26, chloroplastic isoform X2, with protein sequence MSSASRSSSLSLHDDRRFPHRHRSASGARPHRLSFPAKRQKFVVLRHLGSVGASFSVHFSLRSQGSGAERGVGFGSARSRWRSVASFLPGGGWWTLRGDSEDAGAADAKSVSVVTALRWIWGLIAEDRLVIYVAFGSLAVAALSEITMPSLLAASIFTAQSGCRDLFYRQVQLLGILCCTSGICSGLRSGCFAVANTILVKRLRETIFSTLVFQHIGFFDTKSVGDLMSRLGSDCQRLSHVIGNDMNLIIRNVLQGTGALVNLLSLSWPLTMSTLVICSVLSAVFLVYGRYQKNAAKLSQEFTAKANEVAEDTLTLMKTVRVYGTEGMEIGRYKLLLERLGSVSIREAAAYGLWNLSFHTLYRLTQVLALLLGGLSILTGYVSPEQLTKYILYCEWMIYATWRLADSLTLLLQSIGSSEEVFHLMSLSPSHQYLSKGLKIQKLRGHVQFVDVSFQYPSRITVPALANVNFSIQPNEVVAIVGASGCGKSSLVSLLLRLYDPVDGQVCCTNIGRMLNQEISMNLAVTTFSLHRRFILAPWLLKFPNLQIYIDGFPIKELDIRCLREKIGFVGQEPHLFHMDISSNISYGCSGKVNQEDVELAASQAGAHDFISTLPDGYQTVVHDGLLSGGQKQRIAIARAILRDPAILILDEATSALDAESERRIKGLIFNQTARTVIVIAHRLGTVENADRIIVMHGGRVVEVGTHKELLLRDGFYARLIRNREDSIGF encoded by the exons ATGTCCTCCGCCTCTCGCTCCAGCAGCCTCTCTCTCCACGACGACCGTCGGTTCCCGCATCGCCATCGCTCCGCCTCCGGGGCCAGGCCGCACCGCCTCTCGTTCCCGGCCAAGCGCCAGAAGTTCGTCGTACTCCGCCACCTCGGGAGCGTCGGCGCCTCGTTCTCGGTGCATTTCTCGCTGCGTAGCCAGGGAAGCGGAGCTGAACGCGGCGTCGGCTTCGGGAGCGCTCGGAGTCGGTGGCGGTCGGTCGCTTCGTTTCTGCCCGGAGGCGGTTGGTGGACCTTGCGTGGTGACTCGGAGGACGCGGGAGCTGCAGATGCGAAGTCGGTCTCGGTGGTGACCGCTCTGCGCTGGATTTGGGGCTTGATTGCTGAAGATAGATTGGTGATTTATGTTGCATTTGGCTCTCTCGCAGTCGCTGCG CTTTCAGAAATCACAATGCCAAGCCTACTGGCAGCTTCCATATTCACTGCACAGAGTGGTTGCAGAGACCTGTTTTATAGACAGGTTCAGCTTTTGGGTATATTGTGTTGCACTTCAGGAATATGCAG TGGCTTGCGCAGTGGATGCTTTGCTGTTGCAAATACAATCTTG GTCAAGCGTCTCCGGGAAACTATATTTTCAACACTTGTTTTTCAG CATATAGGTTTTTTTGACACAAAATCAGTTGGTGATCTAATGAGTAGGCTTGGATCAGATTGTCAGAGACTCTCTCATGTTATTGGAAACGATATGAACCTAATAATACGCAATGTTCTTCAG GGGACAGGAGCTTTGGTTAATTTACTGAGCTTGTCATGGCCCCTTACAATGTCAACGTTGGTTATATGCTCAGTCCTATCTGCAGTTTTTTTGGTTTATGGCCG GTACCAGAAGAATGCTGCGAAGTTAAGCCAAGAATTTACTGCTAAAGCCAACGAA GTTGCTGAAGACACTCTTACCCTGATGAAGACCGTTCGAGTTTATGGAACAGAAGGAATGGAAATTGGAAG GTATAAGCTATTGCTTGAGAGGTTAGGTTCTGTAAGCATTCGTGAAGCTGCGGCTTATGGATTATGGAATCTGAGTTTCCACACCCTTTATCGTTTGACACAg GTTTTGGCACTGCTGTTAGGAGGATTGTCCATTCTGACAGGTTACGTGTCCCCTGAGCAACTTACTAAGTATATCTTGTACTGTGAGTGGATGATTTATGCAACTTGGAGGTTGGCAGATAGCTTAACGTTGTTGTTGCAGTCCATTGGATCTAGTGAAGAGGTTTTTCATCTAATGAGTCTGTCACCAAGTCATCAGTACCTGTCAAAAG GGTTGAAAATACAGAAGCTAAGGGGACACGTTCAGTTCGTTGATGTATCTTTCCAGTATCCTTCAAGGATTACG GTACCAGCTCTAGCAAACGTTAACTTCTCTATACAACCAAATGAAGTGGTTGCAATC GTTGGCgcaagtggttgtgggaaaaGCTCGTTAGTTAGTCTCTTGCTTCGTTTATATGATCCAGTTGATGGTCAGGTATGCTGCACTAATATTGGGCGTATGTTGAATCAGGAAATCTCAATGAACTTGGCAGTAACAACTTTTTCTCTGCATCGTAGATTTATATTAGCTCCATGGTTattaaaattcccaaatttgcaGATTTATATTGACGGTTTCCCCATAAAGGAGTTGGATATAAGGTGTCTCAGAGAAAAAATTGGATTCGTGGGACAG GAACCGCATCTCTTTCACATGGATATCTCATCAAACATTAGCTATGGATGCTCTGGAAAGGTGAATCAGGAAGATGTAGAGTTGGCTGCAAGCCAAGCTGGTGCCCACGATTTTATTTCAACTCTTCCCGATGGATACCAGACTGTCGTTCATGATGGGTTGCTCAGCGGCGGACAGAAGCAGAGAATCGCTATTGCTAGAGCCATCCTGAGAGATCCTGCTATTCTGATCCTGGATGAAGCGACCAGTGCCCTGGATGCGGAAAGCGAACGGCGAATCAAG GGCCTAATCTTCAATCAAACAGCAAGAACCGTCATCGTCATAGCACACAG GCTCGGTACTGTTGAAAATGCCGATAGAATCATCGTAATGCATGGCGGTCGAGTTGTGGAG GTGGGAACGCACAAGGAACTCCTCCTCAGGGACGGCTTCTACGCTCGTCTGATCAGAAATCGGGAAGATTCAATTGGGTTCTGA
- the LOC104419222 gene encoding ABC transporter B family member 26, chloroplastic isoform X4, whose protein sequence is MSSASRSSSLSLHDDRRFPHRHRSASGARPHRLSFPAKRQKFVVLRHLGSVGASFSVHFSLRSQGSGAERGVGFGSARSRWRSVASFLPGGGWWTLRGDSEDAGAADAKSVSVVTALRWIWGLIAEDRLVIYVAFGSLAVAALSEITMPSLLAASIFTAQSGCRDLFYRQVQLLGILCCTSGICSGLRSGCFAVANTILVKRLRETIFSTLVFQHIGFFDTKSVGDLMSRLGSDCQRLSHVIGNDMNLIIRNVLQGTGALVNLLSLSWPLTMSTLVICSVLSAVFLVYGRYQKNAAKLSQEFTAKANEVAEDTLTLMKTVRVYGTEGMEIGRYKLLLERLGSVSIREAAAYGLWNLSFHTLYRLTQVLALLLGGLSILTGYVSPEQLTKYILYCEWMIYATWRLADSLTLLLQSIGSSEEVFHLMSLSPSHQYLSKGLKIQKLRGHVQFVDVSFQYPSRITVPALANVNFSIQPNEVVAIVGASGCGKSSLVSLLLRLYDPVDGQIYIDGFPIKELDIRCLREKIGFVGQEPHLFHMDISSNISYGCSGKVNQEDVELAASQAGAHDFISTLPDGYQTVVHDGLLSGGQKQRIAIARAILRDPAILILDEATSALDAESERRIKGLIFNQTARTVIVIAHRLGTVENADRIIVMHGGRVVEVGTHKELLLRDGFYARLIRNREDSIGF, encoded by the exons ATGTCCTCCGCCTCTCGCTCCAGCAGCCTCTCTCTCCACGACGACCGTCGGTTCCCGCATCGCCATCGCTCCGCCTCCGGGGCCAGGCCGCACCGCCTCTCGTTCCCGGCCAAGCGCCAGAAGTTCGTCGTACTCCGCCACCTCGGGAGCGTCGGCGCCTCGTTCTCGGTGCATTTCTCGCTGCGTAGCCAGGGAAGCGGAGCTGAACGCGGCGTCGGCTTCGGGAGCGCTCGGAGTCGGTGGCGGTCGGTCGCTTCGTTTCTGCCCGGAGGCGGTTGGTGGACCTTGCGTGGTGACTCGGAGGACGCGGGAGCTGCAGATGCGAAGTCGGTCTCGGTGGTGACCGCTCTGCGCTGGATTTGGGGCTTGATTGCTGAAGATAGATTGGTGATTTATGTTGCATTTGGCTCTCTCGCAGTCGCTGCG CTTTCAGAAATCACAATGCCAAGCCTACTGGCAGCTTCCATATTCACTGCACAGAGTGGTTGCAGAGACCTGTTTTATAGACAGGTTCAGCTTTTGGGTATATTGTGTTGCACTTCAGGAATATGCAG TGGCTTGCGCAGTGGATGCTTTGCTGTTGCAAATACAATCTTG GTCAAGCGTCTCCGGGAAACTATATTTTCAACACTTGTTTTTCAG CATATAGGTTTTTTTGACACAAAATCAGTTGGTGATCTAATGAGTAGGCTTGGATCAGATTGTCAGAGACTCTCTCATGTTATTGGAAACGATATGAACCTAATAATACGCAATGTTCTTCAG GGGACAGGAGCTTTGGTTAATTTACTGAGCTTGTCATGGCCCCTTACAATGTCAACGTTGGTTATATGCTCAGTCCTATCTGCAGTTTTTTTGGTTTATGGCCG GTACCAGAAGAATGCTGCGAAGTTAAGCCAAGAATTTACTGCTAAAGCCAACGAA GTTGCTGAAGACACTCTTACCCTGATGAAGACCGTTCGAGTTTATGGAACAGAAGGAATGGAAATTGGAAG GTATAAGCTATTGCTTGAGAGGTTAGGTTCTGTAAGCATTCGTGAAGCTGCGGCTTATGGATTATGGAATCTGAGTTTCCACACCCTTTATCGTTTGACACAg GTTTTGGCACTGCTGTTAGGAGGATTGTCCATTCTGACAGGTTACGTGTCCCCTGAGCAACTTACTAAGTATATCTTGTACTGTGAGTGGATGATTTATGCAACTTGGAGGTTGGCAGATAGCTTAACGTTGTTGTTGCAGTCCATTGGATCTAGTGAAGAGGTTTTTCATCTAATGAGTCTGTCACCAAGTCATCAGTACCTGTCAAAAG GGTTGAAAATACAGAAGCTAAGGGGACACGTTCAGTTCGTTGATGTATCTTTCCAGTATCCTTCAAGGATTACG GTACCAGCTCTAGCAAACGTTAACTTCTCTATACAACCAAATGAAGTGGTTGCAATC GTTGGCgcaagtggttgtgggaaaaGCTCGTTAGTTAGTCTCTTGCTTCGTTTATATGATCCAGTTGATGGTCAG ATTTATATTGACGGTTTCCCCATAAAGGAGTTGGATATAAGGTGTCTCAGAGAAAAAATTGGATTCGTGGGACAG GAACCGCATCTCTTTCACATGGATATCTCATCAAACATTAGCTATGGATGCTCTGGAAAGGTGAATCAGGAAGATGTAGAGTTGGCTGCAAGCCAAGCTGGTGCCCACGATTTTATTTCAACTCTTCCCGATGGATACCAGACTGTCGTTCATGATGGGTTGCTCAGCGGCGGACAGAAGCAGAGAATCGCTATTGCTAGAGCCATCCTGAGAGATCCTGCTATTCTGATCCTGGATGAAGCGACCAGTGCCCTGGATGCGGAAAGCGAACGGCGAATCAAG GGCCTAATCTTCAATCAAACAGCAAGAACCGTCATCGTCATAGCACACAG GCTCGGTACTGTTGAAAATGCCGATAGAATCATCGTAATGCATGGCGGTCGAGTTGTGGAG GTGGGAACGCACAAGGAACTCCTCCTCAGGGACGGCTTCTACGCTCGTCTGATCAGAAATCGGGAAGATTCAATTGGGTTCTGA